ACGAACGATCAGAACGCTCTATGCGCGTTCTCGAACGATCTCCTGGGCGAGTTCGCGCCCTCGGCGGTGAATCGCCTCGGGGTCAAGTGGTTCGAGAGACCTATGGTCTCTCGTCATCCCGGAAGACGAAGTCTTCCGGCGACCCCGAGGCTTCCTGCTTCGATGACGCGACTTGCAGACACGGACTCAGGTCCTCCGCGAGCGCTACGCCCGCGGAGAGCTTTCCGACGACGAATTCGAACGGCGGCGCAGACAGCTCGAACGCAACGGCTGACCGGACCGGACGTGGACTCCCGACCAGGCGACGGATGGGTCGCTCTCCGCTGTGGGCTCCGGTGATCAGTGTCGGCCGCGACGACCCATTCCGCGCCGACGGCACCCGTGCCGATCAGGTGGAGCGTGCCCAGTCGGCTCCGGCGACTGTCGGGCCACGTTCGTCGCGTCGGAATCGACGGTTTCGTCCGCCGGCCCGGCTTCGACGCCGATTCGATCCTCAACGTCGGCGACCGAACCGGTACCCAGCAGGGTCTCCAGCCGCCGCTCGAACTCCGCCTCGTCGATCTCTCCGACCGCGTACTGGCGCTTGAGCGTTTCCAGCGCAGCGTCCTCGTCCGTCGAACCGGCCTCGATGCCCCCGGAACGGCCGTCTGCGTCCCGTTCGGACAGGAGCCACGCCGCACCGACACCGACGAGCGACGCCGGGAGGAGCCAGCTCCAGTGGATCATCGATCCTGCAGCG
This genomic interval from Halomicrobium urmianum contains the following:
- a CDS encoding SHOCT domain-containing protein, whose amino-acid sequence is MQTRTQVLRERYARGELSDDEFERRRRQLERNG
- a CDS encoding SHOCT domain-containing protein, which translates into the protein MNLSILELPMGRAWIAGLVAVGVGLVAAGSMIHWSWLLPASLVGVGAAWLLSERDADGRSGGIEAGSTDEDAALETLKRQYAVGEIDEAEFERRLETLLGTGSVADVEDRIGVEAGPADETVDSDATNVARQSPEPTGHAPPDRHGCRRRGMGRRGRH